In a single window of the Dreissena polymorpha isolate Duluth1 chromosome 3, UMN_Dpol_1.0, whole genome shotgun sequence genome:
- the LOC127871909 gene encoding uncharacterized protein LOC127871909 isoform X1, giving the protein MYAGHRGLTAGTPRYGILILVFWLNYAECSLSCFDKGNVRPYNPTSQLCCNGIYPRVENGSDIGCCNGRRYPINSQSCCGGTIYTQDSSLLCCGNQLHDNAHLVCCNGTVYYPGKGICCEDKFFVRTGHNPQVCVNGVAVDKKSSQTRKLGTSIVNTTTNAPEDVQSEILYCGNVSYPKKSDKYRYECCDGTLNYFPHIHNNADYWMLCCGREIYNTSRGICCNGHLIDSEVQPIGCCNNKDNYTTTSHICCDSKVAEKRTNLCAKLTSSKNTLVEKDDVNHDMVCFDKSKRKFRTLNSKTDKCDNQDMEKIVEEIKKINKSKTLNAKPQTRILPPKCPSCFTGNISGPAECRRKNQLNVRITKIEKRKRDRLWLHVKLIDSGINTGRKMVLRTRRVCRKCFKRGVTYVIFTNRWLNSFPETLRLNGMDVIVQKNQLSSFNCTVDRWAKTL; this is encoded by the exons ATGTATGCTGGGCACAGGGGACTAACAGCCGGAACTCCGAG ATACGGCATATTGATCCTGGTTTTTTGGCTGAACTATGCAG AATGTTCTCTGTCATGCTTTGATAAGGGCAATGTGAGACCGTATAACCCGACCTCTCAACTCTGTTGTAATGGCATCTACCCAAGAGTGGAGAATGGCAGCGATATAGGTTGCTGTAACG GGAGGCGGTATCCAATTAATTCGCAAAGCTGTTGTGGTGGCACAATCTATACGCAAGATAGTAGTCTCCTATGCTGTGGAAATCAGCTGCATGACAACGCACATCTAG TCTGCTGTAACGGTACTGTGTACTACCCGGGCAAAGGTATTTGCTGCGAGGATAAGTTCTTTGTACGAACTGGACACAATCCGCAGGTATGCGTGAATGGAGTGGCTGTGGACAAAAAGTCCTCGCAGACAAGAA AATTAGGGACCTCTATTGTGAATACCACAACAAACGCACCAGAAGATGTGCAATCGGAGATCTTGTACTGCGGCAACG TTTCGTATCCAAAGAAAAGTGACAAATACCGATATGAGTGTTGTGACGGGACGCTCAATTATTTTCCGCACATACACAATAATGCGGACTACTGGATGCTGTGCTGTGGGAGGGAAATATACAACACCTCAAGAGGCATCTGTTGTAATGGTCATCTGATCGACTCCGAAGTGCAACCGATAGGCTGCTGTAACAACAAAG ACAACTACACTACTACATCGCATATCTGCTGTGATAGTAAAGTGGCGGAGAAAAGGACGAATCTTTGCGCAAAACTGACTTCTAGCAAGAATACTTTAGTAGAGAAAGATGATGTCAACCATGATATGGTCTGTTTTGACAAATCAAAAAGGAAATTCAGGACATTGAATTCCAAAACGGAT aaatgcgACAATCAAGATATGGAAAAAATCGtggaagaaattaaaaaaattaacaaatctaAAACGCTTAATGCGAAGCCGCAAACTAGAATATTGCCGCCTAAATGCCCTTCGTGCTTTACTGGAAACATCAGCGGACCTGCGGAGTGCAGGAGGAAAAACC AATTAAATGTCCGCATCACAAAGATTGAAAAGCGGAAACGCGACAGATTATGGCTGCATGTCAAACTGATCGACTCCGGAATTAACACAGGCAGGAAAATGGTACTCAGGACACGTCGCGTTTGTCGGAAGTGTTTTAAAAGAGGCGTGACCTATGTTATATTCACAAACCGATGGCTGAATTCGTTTCCAGAAACGTTGCGACTTAATGGAATGGATGTGATTGTTCAGAAAAATCAACTTTCATCTTTTAACTGCACGGTCGATCGTTGGGCAAAAACATTGTGA